One genomic region from Microcystis panniformis FACHB-1757 encodes:
- the psbB gene encoding photosystem II chlorophyll-binding protein CP47, with protein MGLPWYRVHTVVLNDPGRLISVHLMHTALVAGWAGSMALYELAIFDPSDPVLNPMWRQGMFVLPFMARLGVTGSWGGWSVTGETGVDPGFWSFEGVAAAHIVLSGLLFLAAVWHWVFWDLELFVDPRTGESALDLPKMFGIHLFLSGLLCFGFGAFHQTGLWGPGMWVSDAYGLTGHVQPVAPEWGPAGFNPFNPGGVVAHHIAAGIVGIIAGLFHLTVRPPERLYKALRMGNIETVLSSSIAAVFFAAFVVAGTMWYGNATTPIELFGPTRYQWDKGYFQEEIERRVEASIANGATIAEAYQAIPEKLAFYDYVGNSPAKGGLFRTGAMDSGDGIAKSWLGHPVFKDGEGRVLSVRRMPNFFETFPVVLTDSEGIVRADIPFRRAESKLSIEQSGVTVSFYGGALDGQVFSDPADVKKFARKAQLGEAFEFDTETLKSDGVFRTSPRGWFTFGHAVFALLFFFGHIWHGSRTIYRDVFAGVDPDLEEQVEFGLFQKLGDLSTRKQEV; from the coding sequence ATGGGACTACCTTGGTATCGAGTACACACAGTCGTTCTCAACGACCCGGGCCGTTTAATTTCCGTTCACCTGATGCACACCGCACTGGTAGCGGGTTGGGCTGGCTCCATGGCCCTCTATGAGCTTGCTATTTTTGACCCCAGTGACCCCGTATTAAACCCGATGTGGCGGCAAGGAATGTTCGTGCTGCCCTTCATGGCCCGTTTAGGTGTCACCGGTTCTTGGGGTGGCTGGAGCGTCACCGGCGAAACTGGTGTTGACCCCGGTTTCTGGTCTTTTGAAGGCGTTGCCGCCGCTCATATCGTTTTATCCGGTCTGCTATTCCTAGCGGCGGTTTGGCACTGGGTTTTCTGGGATTTAGAATTATTCGTCGATCCCCGCACGGGCGAATCTGCCCTCGATTTGCCGAAAATGTTCGGTATTCACCTGTTCTTATCCGGTTTACTTTGCTTTGGTTTCGGTGCTTTCCATCAAACAGGCCTTTGGGGTCCCGGGATGTGGGTTTCCGATGCCTACGGTTTAACCGGTCATGTGCAGCCCGTAGCTCCCGAATGGGGACCTGCTGGTTTTAACCCCTTTAACCCCGGGGGTGTGGTAGCTCACCACATTGCTGCGGGTATCGTCGGGATTATCGCCGGTTTATTCCATTTAACCGTTCGTCCCCCCGAAAGACTCTATAAAGCCCTGAGAATGGGTAATATCGAAACGGTGCTTTCTAGCAGTATCGCCGCCGTTTTCTTTGCGGCTTTCGTCGTGGCTGGAACCATGTGGTACGGTAATGCTACCACGCCGATCGAACTCTTTGGCCCGACCCGTTACCAATGGGATAAGGGCTATTTCCAAGAAGAAATTGAGCGTCGCGTCGAGGCCAGCATCGCCAATGGGGCCACCATCGCCGAAGCTTACCAAGCAATCCCCGAAAAACTGGCTTTCTATGATTATGTCGGTAATAGCCCCGCTAAAGGTGGTTTATTCCGTACTGGTGCCATGGATAGCGGTGACGGTATCGCTAAATCTTGGTTAGGACACCCTGTGTTCAAAGATGGCGAAGGTCGCGTCCTGAGCGTGCGTCGGATGCCTAACTTCTTTGAAACCTTCCCCGTTGTCCTGACTGACTCGGAAGGTATCGTTCGCGCTGATATTCCTTTCCGTCGTGCGGAATCGAAACTGAGTATCGAACAAAGTGGTGTTACCGTTTCTTTCTACGGTGGCGCTCTCGATGGTCAGGTCTTCAGCGATCCTGCTGATGTGAAGAAATTTGCCCGTAAAGCGCAACTCGGTGAAGCTTTCGAGTTTGACACCGAAACCCTGAAGTCTGACGGGGTATTCCGCACTTCTCCGAGGGGTTGGTTTACTTTCGGTCATGCTGTCTTTGCTTTACTATTCTTCTTCGGTCACATCTGGCACGGTTCTCGTACCATCTACCGCGACGTATTCGCCGGGGTCGATCCGGATCTGGAAGAACAAGTGGAATTCGGTTTATTCCAAAAATTGGGTGATCTTAGCACTCGTAAACAAGAAGTTTAG
- a CDS encoding IS630-like element ISMae24 family transposase, whose amino-acid sequence MRLIRDLNPESQKMLERIYRASKHHQVRERAKCILLSFQGTTIEELSGIFGVTRKTIYNWLTAWEDRKLIGFYNRRGRGRKPKLTEAQGQQVIDWVKEEPKSLKKIQIKIVEEWKLTVSKDTIKRLIKKINMRWKRVRRGVAKTPDEWELEVKLPILEELKKQEKRGEIEIGYLDEMGWDSKPCIPYAWQEEKTTIKLPPIEGKRLNILGIMKRDNQLFYETQVGTVTSEIVINFLDKYCQNIQKKTVIIIDQASIHTSEAFMEKLEEWEKKNLKIFWLPTYSPHLNLIEILWRFLKYEWIEFSAYKDRKSLLAYVKKVLDNFGGEYVINFA is encoded by the coding sequence ATGAGATTGATTAGAGACCTAAACCCCGAGAGCCAGAAAATGCTAGAGAGAATTTATCGAGCTAGTAAACATCATCAAGTAAGAGAGCGAGCGAAATGTATACTCTTAAGTTTTCAGGGAACCACGATAGAAGAATTGAGCGGAATATTTGGAGTTACGAGAAAGACCATCTATAATTGGTTGACGGCCTGGGAAGATAGAAAACTAATTGGTTTTTATAATCGTCGAGGAAGAGGGAGAAAACCTAAATTGACAGAAGCACAAGGTCAACAAGTTATTGACTGGGTAAAAGAAGAACCGAAAAGCTTAAAAAAAATCCAGATAAAAATTGTAGAAGAATGGAAATTAACCGTAAGCAAAGACACGATAAAAAGACTCATAAAAAAAATCAACATGAGGTGGAAAAGGGTGAGAAGAGGGGTCGCCAAAACCCCTGATGAGTGGGAGCTTGAGGTCAAACTACCTATTTTAGAAGAACTAAAAAAACAGGAAAAAAGAGGAGAGATTGAGATAGGATATTTGGATGAAATGGGATGGGATTCAAAGCCTTGTATTCCTTACGCTTGGCAAGAAGAAAAAACCACGATAAAGTTACCACCAATTGAAGGTAAAAGACTAAATATTTTAGGAATAATGAAACGAGATAATCAATTATTTTATGAGACACAGGTCGGAACGGTTACTAGCGAGATAGTTATTAATTTTCTGGATAAATATTGCCAAAATATACAGAAAAAAACCGTCATAATAATTGACCAAGCTTCCATTCATACCAGCGAGGCATTTATGGAGAAACTTGAGGAATGGGAAAAGAAAAACTTGAAAATATTTTGGTTGCCCACTTATTCACCTCATTTAAATTTAATTGAAATATTATGGAGATTTTTAAAATATGAATGGATTGAATTTAGCGCCTATAAAGACCGAAAGAGCCTCCTCGCTTACGTTAAAAAAGTGCTGGACAATTTTGGAGGCGAGTATGTAATTAATTTTGCCTAG
- a CDS encoding HNH endonuclease, whose translation MYEHRETEIRRYVKVKGNASPYDGNLVYWSSRMGTHPEMPTEISKLLKKQKGKCTHCGHFLRDGDLMEIDHITPKSLGGNNSYNNLQLLHRHCHDEKTANDGSLGNKSDCNSVKPEPPIPDNYIWVKDMLVMT comes from the coding sequence TTGTACGAACATAGAGAAACGGAAATCCGACGCTATGTGAAGGTCAAAGGGAACGCCTCACCCTACGATGGAAACCTAGTTTATTGGAGTTCAAGAATGGGGACTCATCCCGAAATGCCAACAGAAATTTCAAAACTGTTGAAAAAGCAAAAAGGGAAATGTACTCACTGTGGACACTTCTTAAGAGATGGGGATTTAATGGAGATAGACCACATCACCCCTAAATCACTAGGGGGGAATAACAGTTACAATAACCTCCAACTTCTTCATCGACATTGCCATGATGAAAAGACAGCCAATGATGGCAGTCTAGGCAACAAATCTGACTGCAATAGTGTCAAGCCAGAACCGCCCATACCAGATAATTACATCTGGGTAAAGGATATGTTGGTAATGACGTAG
- a CDS encoding HMA2 domain-containing protein: MNQESFAFSDGSVNMLFGGTSEFSTNATPPISYQVVSSLPGRIRLRVPFLRQNLTGQNILQGAIAALESVTSVRINPLANSIIVTFAEGKMSPAQLEQELATAIGKAAASANPGAEVPQKAEFKAEKQVPRPPEEKLPVRENLADAKVERTKTVVSPQTGESKDDKNPLNEITSQTLVYRQLEALPVNSWQRQCQEQAESIEKLEDRLAALQPVAAIGSAWLRRWYVHSPATIDPTFRTLNCHISCPPPET; the protein is encoded by the coding sequence ATGAACCAAGAATCCTTCGCTTTTAGCGACGGGAGTGTCAATATGCTATTTGGTGGCACGTCTGAATTTTCCACAAATGCTACCCCCCCAATCTCCTATCAAGTGGTTAGCTCACTTCCTGGGCGAATCCGCTTGCGTGTCCCTTTCCTGCGCCAAAACCTAACAGGACAAAATATTCTCCAGGGAGCGATCGCTGCTCTAGAAAGCGTTACCAGCGTCCGCATCAACCCCTTGGCGAACTCAATCATTGTCACCTTTGCTGAAGGGAAAATGTCTCCCGCACAATTAGAGCAAGAACTGGCAACCGCGATCGGCAAGGCCGCAGCTTCGGCGAACCCAGGGGCAGAAGTCCCCCAGAAAGCTGAATTCAAAGCGGAAAAACAAGTTCCTCGTCCCCCAGAAGAAAAATTGCCAGTGAGGGAAAATCTGGCCGATGCAAAGGTGGAACGAACCAAAACAGTGGTCAGTCCCCAGACAGGGGAAAGTAAAGATGATAAAAATCCTCTAAACGAGATAACGAGCCAAACTTTAGTTTATCGGCAGCTGGAAGCCTTACCCGTCAATTCTTGGCAGCGCCAGTGTCAAGAGCAGGCTGAATCGATCGAGAAACTAGAAGATCGCCTCGCCGCCTTACAGCCGGTGGCAGCGATCGGTTCAGCTTGGCTGAGGCGGTGGTACGTCCACAGTCCAGCAACCATAGATCCCACATTCCGCACCCTCAACTGTCACATAAGCTGTCCCCCTCCAGAGACTTGA
- a CDS encoding IS5 family transposase, translated as MTYEKVKNLNPEEFKRFCGVYPETFKDMVKVLAAEKVLQKKSGRPSKLSLEDQILMTLEYLREYRTYFHLAINWEINETTALRITRRVEGILMKSGLFNLPGKKTVQQANSDLEVVVVDVAEHEIERPQKKQKDYYSGKQGYHTIKSQVLAAQKTGMIICTAHGKGRIHDFNLWKNSQIGIDKSIECLADKGYQGIQKQHENSRIPDKKKKNQELSSEEKEFNRQLSRERIIIEHIHRSLKIFRILSSRYRNRRRRLALLDFV; from the coding sequence ATGACTTACGAAAAAGTAAAAAATTTGAATCCAGAAGAGTTTAAACGCTTTTGTGGAGTATATCCTGAAACATTTAAGGATATGGTGAAAGTTCTGGCCGCCGAAAAAGTTCTGCAAAAAAAATCGGGAAGACCAAGTAAATTAAGTTTAGAAGACCAAATCTTGATGACCTTAGAGTATTTGCGGGAATATAGGACTTATTTCCATCTCGCAATTAACTGGGAGATTAATGAGACAACAGCCCTACGAATCACTAGAAGGGTAGAAGGTATTCTCATGAAATCAGGATTATTTAATCTGCCAGGTAAAAAGACAGTTCAACAAGCCAATAGTGACCTAGAGGTAGTGGTAGTAGATGTAGCAGAGCATGAGATAGAAAGACCTCAAAAGAAGCAGAAAGATTACTATAGCGGGAAACAGGGCTATCATACAATAAAATCTCAAGTTCTTGCGGCTCAAAAAACAGGAATGATAATCTGTACCGCTCATGGAAAGGGAAGAATACATGACTTTAACCTTTGGAAAAATAGTCAAATTGGGATAGATAAAAGTATTGAATGTTTAGCAGATAAGGGCTATCAAGGAATCCAAAAACAGCATGAAAATAGTAGGATTCCTGACAAAAAGAAGAAAAATCAAGAATTAAGTTCAGAAGAGAAAGAATTTAATCGCCAGTTATCAAGAGAAAGAATTATTATCGAACATATTCACAGAAGTCTGAAGATATTTAGAATTTTATCATCAAGATATAGGAATCGGAGACGGCGTTTGGCTCTTCTCGACTTTGTGTGA
- a CDS encoding transposase, with amino-acid sequence MLVAERHIIKKGHRFWAEIDNLSWQSKNLYNSANYLIRQNFIYGHGYLTYNQMASLMKKTEQYQALPAKVSQQVLRGLDWNWLSFFAASSEFKREHLTYAMSINTYSSQKLENLQLDHKEK; translated from the coding sequence ATGTTAGTAGCCGAAAGACACATTATCAAGAAAGGACATAGATTTTGGGCTGAGATAGATAATTTATCTTGGCAGTCTAAAAATCTCTACAACTCAGCCAATTATTTAATCCGACAAAACTTCATTTATGGTCATGGCTATTTGACCTATAATCAGATGGCCTCTCTCATGAAAAAGACAGAACAGTATCAAGCTTTACCCGCTAAAGTTTCCCAACAAGTTTTAAGAGGATTAGACTGGAACTGGCTATCATTTTTTGCCGCTTCATCGGAGTTTAAAAGGGAGCATCTCACTTATGCAATGAGTATTAATACTTATAGCAGTCAAAAACTAGAAAATCTTCAACTTGATCACAAAGAGAAATGA
- a CDS encoding ISAs1 family transposase: protein MKLPPCRSEVQLLNLKGAIVTLDAMGTQTEIAQQIKSGGGDDVLALKGNQGKLFQQVEGWFDQAIAGDWQGIEYSYHEKVESGHHRIETRQIWVVPVSQLPPLHRQSLWPGLTTVVMVRSVRQLWNKTTTEIRFFISSLAADAQKHAEVIRGHWSIENSLHWVLDVTFNEDASRVRLGHGAENLGLLRRLSVNLLKQEPSKMSLKMKRYRASMDDNFMVKILEASAVD, encoded by the coding sequence ATGAAATTACCGCCGTGCCGCTCAGAAGTGCAATTGCTCAATCTCAAGGGAGCGATAGTCACTTTGGATGCCATGGGAACCCAGACGGAAATTGCCCAACAAATCAAGTCTGGGGGCGGAGATGACGTCTTAGCCCTCAAAGGCAATCAGGGCAAGCTCTTTCAACAAGTAGAAGGCTGGTTTGACCAAGCTATAGCCGGGGATTGGCAAGGGATTGAATACAGCTACCACGAAAAGGTGGAGTCGGGGCATCACCGGATCGAAACCCGTCAAATTTGGGTGGTGCCGGTGTCCCAATTACCGCCCCTGCATCGGCAGAGTCTGTGGCCTGGCCTAACCACCGTAGTCATGGTTCGCAGTGTCCGCCAATTATGGAATAAAACTACGACAGAAATTCGCTTCTTCATCAGTAGTTTAGCAGCGGATGCCCAAAAACACGCCGAGGTGATTCGCGGACATTGGAGTATTGAAAATAGTCTCCATTGGGTACTCGATGTTACCTTTAATGAAGATGCCAGTCGGGTTCGTCTGGGGCATGGAGCGGAAAACCTAGGTCTGTTGCGCCGTTTAAGTGTGAATTTGTTGAAGCAGGAGCCCTCGAAAATGAGTCTGAAAATGAAACGTTATAGGGCGAGCATGGATGATAATTTCATGGTAAAAATCTTGGAGGCCAGTGCGGTTGACTGA
- a CDS encoding IS630 family transposase, with protein MPAKDFLDLEEKKNLQKALKEEERAEVRERILMFLLLNDGKTQREIADFIGCSLKTVAHWCVHGDPNNLESLEDGRKNGNHKKATEEYINLLLKIVDEDPKEFGYEFGRWTAARLAEHLEKETGIKLSGSQVRRILRRKKYVYIWAKYSLEDKQDKKLRKAFKEKLDEYLRLAKEKPESIQVWFWDECGFSLRVIRRRAWTKKGKRKKVNGQRKRGRVNVMGALRYNDKKRVCFMIKKGNSETFHEQLKKLHEEIRQEWINLGNLPEDFREKGPKIIIILDNASYHKKKDVIEQVEKELPNIRLEFLPAYSPDYNLIELVWHSAKEYIANREFENKEELEKVVNQLLNEGGLIIKWSRKLKNKGNAVNVT; from the coding sequence ATGCCAGCCAAAGATTTCCTAGACTTAGAAGAAAAGAAAAACTTACAAAAAGCTCTTAAAGAAGAAGAAAGAGCAGAGGTTAGGGAAAGAATTTTAATGTTTCTCTTGCTAAACGACGGAAAAACTCAACGAGAAATAGCTGACTTTATTGGCTGTTCACTCAAAACGGTCGCCCATTGGTGTGTTCACGGCGATCCTAACAATTTAGAAAGTCTAGAAGATGGGAGAAAAAATGGAAATCATAAAAAAGCCACAGAGGAATATATTAATTTACTATTAAAAATAGTTGATGAAGACCCGAAGGAATTTGGATATGAATTCGGGAGATGGACAGCGGCAAGATTAGCAGAGCATCTAGAAAAGGAAACAGGAATTAAACTGAGTGGCTCGCAAGTGAGAAGAATATTGAGAAGAAAAAAGTATGTGTATATCTGGGCGAAATATAGTCTAGAAGATAAGCAAGACAAGAAATTAAGAAAAGCATTTAAAGAAAAATTAGATGAATATTTAAGGTTGGCTAAAGAAAAGCCAGAGTCAATCCAGGTATGGTTTTGGGATGAGTGTGGATTTAGTTTGAGAGTAATAAGAAGGAGAGCTTGGACAAAAAAAGGAAAGCGAAAAAAAGTGAATGGACAAAGAAAAAGAGGAAGGGTGAATGTGATGGGAGCCTTAAGATATAATGACAAAAAACGAGTCTGTTTTATGATCAAAAAAGGAAATTCAGAAACTTTCCATGAACAATTAAAGAAACTTCATGAAGAGATTCGTCAAGAATGGATAAACTTGGGAAATCTGCCCGAAGATTTTCGAGAAAAAGGACCGAAAATTATCATCATATTAGACAATGCTAGTTATCACAAAAAGAAAGATGTTATTGAGCAGGTGGAAAAAGAGTTGCCCAATATTAGGCTAGAGTTTTTACCAGCTTATAGTCCAGATTACAACCTAATAGAATTAGTGTGGCATTCCGCTAAAGAGTACATAGCTAATCGAGAATTTGAAAATAAAGAAGAACTGGAAAAAGTAGTCAATCAGCTTTTAAATGAAGGGGGATTGATTATTAAATGGAGTAGAAAACTTAAAAATAAGGGTAATGCTGTCAATGTAACTTAA
- a CDS encoding ISAs1 family transposase: MAEGFGPLVLNPKQEREAKLLRKSVLKHFQHLEDPRADRGRNHSLVSLIALAILAVLAGADGFVAIEAYGKAKQSWLKTFLELPNGIPSHDTLGRVLGMLEPEQLRSGFLGWIGEITEKLNLS; encoded by the coding sequence ATGGCAGAAGGATTTGGTCCCCTAGTCTTGAACCCCAAGCAAGAGCGAGAGGCAAAACTTTTAAGAAAGAGTGTCTTGAAACATTTTCAGCACCTAGAAGACCCCAGAGCGGACAGGGGACGCAATCACAGCCTGGTATCCCTAATTGCCCTAGCCATTTTGGCGGTCTTAGCGGGTGCCGACGGGTTTGTCGCCATAGAAGCCTACGGAAAAGCCAAACAATCCTGGTTGAAAACCTTTTTGGAATTACCCAATGGGATACCTTCCCACGACACCTTGGGTCGAGTCTTAGGAATGCTAGAACCCGAGCAATTAAGGTCGGGATTCCTAGGGTGGATCGGGGAAATCACCGAAAAATTGAACCTAAGCTAA
- a CDS encoding IS4 family transposase yields MISELYQKVLENELGRARYLLLLMIVGTLQILKQAKLEILAEALPIPILFESRRKKLKRFLKLEILNIEKIWFLCLKEMLKQQERFTIKGLVYIAIDRRSWGAINILMVSLIYDKRAIPIYWEILDKKGSSNLEEQQRVLGKILTVLLGHKILVLGDREFCSVSLGKWLQKQSLYFCLRQKKSTNVKTKEGIYQEMRELGLSPGTQLFLNDVNLTKEQGFGSFNVAGKWEKTYRGFRTKEPWYILTNFGDLETAIIADQKRFDIEEMFRDFKSGGYSLEGSQLAPQYLSKLIIVIAIAYTSATLQGKKIKDMGIQKYVTRPEKRYKGQRRHSSFYVGQHLYHWLQLHQMFPKNIEELMQISR; encoded by the coding sequence ATGATAAGTGAACTATACCAGAAAGTGTTAGAAAATGAACTGGGGCGAGCCAGATATCTACTGTTGTTAATGATAGTTGGAACCTTGCAAATATTGAAGCAAGCAAAGTTAGAGATATTAGCTGAAGCCTTACCAATACCAATCCTGTTTGAGAGTCGGAGAAAAAAACTAAAAAGATTTTTAAAGCTGGAAATTCTGAATATTGAAAAAATCTGGTTTCTCTGCTTAAAAGAGATGTTAAAACAGCAGGAGAGATTCACAATAAAAGGATTAGTATATATTGCCATAGACCGAAGGAGTTGGGGAGCAATTAATATCTTGATGGTGAGTCTAATTTATGACAAGAGAGCCATCCCAATCTATTGGGAGATATTGGATAAAAAAGGAAGTAGTAATCTCGAAGAACAGCAGCGAGTATTGGGGAAAATATTGACGGTGCTATTAGGTCATAAAATCCTGGTGTTAGGAGATAGAGAATTTTGCTCGGTCAGTCTTGGAAAGTGGCTTCAGAAGCAGAGTTTGTACTTTTGTTTAAGACAAAAAAAAAGTACAAATGTCAAGACAAAAGAAGGAATTTATCAAGAAATGAGAGAGTTAGGTTTAAGTCCAGGAACTCAACTATTTTTAAATGATGTTAATCTTACAAAAGAGCAGGGATTTGGCTCGTTTAACGTAGCTGGTAAATGGGAAAAAACTTACCGAGGTTTTCGCACAAAAGAACCTTGGTATATTCTGACAAATTTTGGGGATTTAGAGACGGCAATAATTGCCGATCAAAAAAGATTTGATATTGAAGAGATGTTTCGAGATTTTAAGTCTGGAGGCTATAGCTTAGAAGGTTCTCAATTAGCACCGCAATACCTATCAAAGCTGATAATTGTTATAGCTATCGCCTATACAAGTGCCACACTGCAAGGTAAAAAAATTAAGGATATGGGAATCCAAAAATATGTCACAAGACCTGAAAAAAGATATAAAGGTCAACGCAGACACAGTAGTTTTTATGTGGGTCAACATCTCTATCATTGGCTCCAGCTACATCAAATGTTCCCAAAAAATATAGAAGAGCTAATGCAAATTAGCCGCTAA
- a CDS encoding tRNA (5-methylaminomethyl-2-thiouridine)(34)-methyltransferase MnmD, giving the protein MLVSPEAYPQKVTEDGSYTFFSTEFGECYHSTSGAREEAEKKFILSSRLAAKADQSNNLKILDICYGLGYNAAAALAAIWQVRGDCRVELLALESDQMVPLAAIRENLLNSWSQPIPQYLNDFAHNHRLDLPNLTAKLLIGDARQTITKVIEAGFQAEAIFLDPFSPGKCPQLWTVEFLALVAKCLSPTGYLVTYSCAASVRRALQLAGLQIGATDSVGRRSPGTIASFLSLPPSLSAQEREHLQTKAAIPYRDATLTDPAEVIIQRRRSEQALSDLEPTSHWKKRWQRVVSSIEISE; this is encoded by the coding sequence ATGCTTGTCTCCCCCGAAGCTTACCCGCAAAAAGTCACTGAGGATGGTTCTTATACCTTTTTTTCGACCGAATTCGGCGAATGTTATCATTCTACCTCCGGGGCAAGGGAAGAGGCTGAGAAAAAATTTATCCTCTCCAGTCGTCTGGCAGCGAAAGCAGACCAGAGCAATAATCTGAAAATTCTTGACATTTGTTACGGCTTAGGGTATAATGCCGCCGCAGCCTTAGCGGCCATTTGGCAAGTTAGGGGGGATTGTCGGGTAGAATTATTAGCTTTGGAAAGCGATCAAATGGTTCCCCTAGCAGCTATTAGAGAAAATCTCTTAAATAGTTGGAGTCAACCAATTCCCCAATATTTAAACGATTTTGCCCATAATCACCGGCTAGACTTGCCTAATCTCACCGCTAAACTGTTAATCGGGGATGCGCGACAGACGATAACCAAGGTGATTGAGGCGGGTTTTCAAGCAGAGGCAATTTTTCTCGATCCCTTTTCCCCGGGTAAATGTCCGCAACTGTGGACGGTGGAGTTTTTAGCTTTAGTGGCCAAATGTCTGAGTCCGACGGGTTATTTAGTCACCTATTCCTGTGCTGCCTCGGTGCGAAGGGCTTTACAATTAGCAGGATTGCAGATTGGAGCCACCGATAGCGTCGGACGGCGATCGCCAGGGACAATAGCCAGTTTTTTGTCCTTACCCCCATCTCTATCGGCACAGGAACGGGAACATCTGCAAACTAAAGCCGCTATTCCCTATCGAGACGCGACTTTAACCGACCCAGCCGAAGTTATCATACAACGTCGTCGCAGCGAACAGGCTCTCTCTGATTTAGAACCGACTAGCCACTGGAAAAAACGTTGGCAAAGAGTGGTGAGTTCGATCGAAATCTCGGAATGA
- a CDS encoding alpha/beta fold hydrolase → MEQTVSWIIPRHPRPDYPLFVFLPGMDGSGQLYHRQIKNLAPYFDLRCLAISPQYLGDWEELSDCVIALLAQELKGQSRKVYLCGESFGGCLALKIATKSPKLIKKLILINPASSFNQRPLLSLGIGITQIMPDFIHGSSALTILPFLAALGRISREDRRSLLKAMQYVPPKTISWRLSQLQRFQVSASELKDLQLEVLVIASQGDRLLPSVAEAKRLIQQLPAAKLTILPNSGHACLLETDIHLKDILHHHACLPRSLPAKSH, encoded by the coding sequence ATGGAACAAACTGTCAGTTGGATTATTCCCCGTCATCCCCGTCCCGATTATCCCCTGTTTGTATTTTTACCCGGAATGGATGGCAGCGGCCAACTCTACCATCGTCAGATTAAAAACCTTGCTCCTTACTTCGATCTGCGTTGTTTGGCGATTTCCCCGCAATATCTCGGTGATTGGGAGGAATTAAGCGATTGCGTGATTGCTTTATTGGCACAGGAATTAAAGGGACAATCGAGAAAAGTCTATCTCTGCGGTGAGTCTTTTGGTGGCTGTTTAGCCTTGAAAATAGCGACAAAATCACCAAAATTAATTAAAAAACTGATTTTAATTAACCCCGCTTCTTCTTTTAATCAAAGACCTCTTTTAAGCTTGGGAATCGGTATCACCCAGATAATGCCCGATTTCATCCACGGCAGCTCGGCACTAACTATTTTACCCTTTCTCGCCGCTCTGGGTCGAATATCCAGGGAAGATCGCCGCTCTCTCCTCAAAGCCATGCAATACGTCCCACCGAAGACGATTAGCTGGCGTTTATCCCAGTTACAACGGTTTCAGGTTAGTGCCAGCGAGTTAAAAGATCTGCAATTGGAGGTGTTAGTGATAGCCAGTCAAGGAGATCGACTGTTACCATCGGTAGCGGAGGCTAAACGCCTAATTCAGCAGTTACCCGCCGCAAAATTAACGATTCTGCCCAATAGTGGTCACGCTTGCTTGCTAGAAACCGATATTCACCTCAAAGACATTCTCCATCACCATGCTTGTCTCCCCCGAAGCTTACCCGCAAAAAGTCACTGA
- a CDS encoding superoxide dismutase codes for MAYTLPPLPYDYTALEPCITKSTLEFHHDKHHAAYVNNYNGLVKDTELDALSLEEVIVKVAGDASKAGVFNNAAQAWNHSFYWDCMKPGGGGAPTGALAAKINADFGSFEKFVEAFKTAGATQFGSGWAWLVLDNGTLKVTKTGNADNPLTAGQVPLLTMDVWEHAYYLDYQNRRPDYISDFLTKLVNWDFVAANLAAA; via the coding sequence ATGGCTTACACACTTCCCCCTTTACCCTACGATTACACTGCCTTAGAGCCTTGTATCACCAAAAGTACCCTAGAATTCCACCACGACAAGCACCACGCCGCTTATGTCAATAACTATAACGGTTTGGTCAAAGATACGGAACTCGATGCTCTCTCTTTAGAAGAAGTTATCGTTAAGGTTGCTGGTGATGCCTCTAAAGCTGGGGTTTTCAACAATGCCGCCCAAGCATGGAATCATAGTTTTTATTGGGACTGCATGAAACCGGGTGGTGGCGGTGCGCCTACCGGTGCTTTAGCCGCTAAAATTAACGCAGATTTCGGTAGTTTCGAGAAATTTGTCGAAGCTTTCAAAACTGCGGGCGCTACTCAATTCGGTAGCGGTTGGGCTTGGTTGGTTCTCGATAACGGTACTCTCAAAGTTACCAAAACCGGCAACGCTGACAATCCTTTAACCGCCGGACAGGTTCCCCTCTTAACTATGGATGTGTGGGAACACGCTTATTATCTCGACTACCAAAATCGTCGTCCCGATTACATCAGCGACTTTTTAACCAAGTTGGTTAATTGGGATTTCGTGGCTGCTAATTTAGCAGCGGCCTAA